One genomic segment of Streptomyces liangshanensis includes these proteins:
- a CDS encoding GNAT family N-acetyltransferase, which translates to MDIEASPVRIAPWSEDDLTLLHAANAPELMRHLGGPETDEAVAKRHARYVALSAESMDKGRMFRVELIPTGEAVGTIGFWERTWQGEQVYETGWAILPPFQGRGLASAATRAVVEAARARKSHRHLHAFPSVDNPASNGVCRKAGFLLRGECALEYPVGHAPMRCNDWRLDLEAPGIPSS; encoded by the coding sequence ATGGACATCGAAGCATCGCCGGTACGGATCGCGCCCTGGTCGGAGGACGACCTCACGCTCCTCCACGCCGCGAACGCGCCGGAGTTGATGCGCCATCTCGGCGGCCCGGAGACCGACGAGGCGGTCGCCAAGCGGCACGCGCGCTACGTGGCGCTGAGCGCGGAGTCCATGGACAAGGGCCGGATGTTCCGCGTCGAGCTGATCCCGACGGGGGAGGCGGTCGGCACGATCGGCTTCTGGGAGCGGACCTGGCAGGGCGAGCAGGTGTACGAGACGGGCTGGGCGATCCTGCCCCCGTTCCAGGGCCGCGGCCTGGCGTCCGCCGCGACCAGGGCGGTGGTGGAGGCGGCGCGGGCCCGGAAGAGCCACCGCCACCTGCACGCGTTCCCGTCCGTGGACAACCCGGCGTCGAACGGCGTCTGCCGCAAGGCGGGCTTCCTCCTCCGGGGCGAGTGCGCCCTGGAGTACCCGGTGGGCCACGCCCCCATGCGCTGCAACGACTGGCGCCTGGACCTGGAGGCGCCCGGCATACCGTCGTCGTAG
- a CDS encoding Mut7-C RNAse domain-containing protein, translating to MNGPEIQLSVAPELHVFVASARREGAVGLVTDGASTLGHVVESLGIPLTEAGPALVDGRPVPFSHIPAEGESVEVRGVARPQRVPGAPLRFLLDVHLGTLARRLRLLGIDAAYESEDIGDPALATRSATERRVMLSRDRGLLRRREIWAGAYIYSDRPDDQLRDVLERFAPTLTPWTRCTACNGVLGPADKDAVREVLERGTERTYDVFAQCASCERVYWRGAHHTRLAAIVEEAVREFGHHAAA from the coding sequence GTGAACGGACCCGAGATCCAGCTCAGCGTCGCCCCTGAACTGCACGTGTTTGTCGCGTCCGCCCGGCGCGAGGGCGCCGTGGGCCTCGTCACCGACGGGGCGTCCACGCTGGGACACGTCGTCGAATCGCTCGGCATCCCGCTCACCGAGGCGGGCCCCGCGCTGGTCGACGGCCGGCCGGTGCCCTTCTCCCACATCCCCGCCGAGGGCGAGAGCGTGGAGGTACGGGGCGTGGCCCGGCCGCAGCGGGTGCCGGGCGCGCCCCTGCGGTTCCTGCTGGACGTCCACCTCGGCACCCTCGCCCGCCGGCTCCGGCTGCTCGGGATCGACGCGGCGTACGAGAGCGAGGACATCGGGGACCCGGCCCTGGCCACGCGCTCCGCCACCGAGCGGCGGGTGATGCTCTCGCGGGACCGCGGGCTGCTGCGGCGGCGCGAGATCTGGGCCGGGGCGTACATCTACAGCGACCGGCCCGACGACCAACTCCGCGACGTCCTGGAGCGCTTCGCGCCCACGCTCACGCCGTGGACGCGCTGCACCGCCTGCAACGGCGTGCTCGGCCCGGCCGACAAGGACGCCGTGCGGGAAGTGCTGGAGCGCGGCACGGAGCGTACGTACGACGTGTTCGCCCAGTGCGCGTCGTGCGAGCGCGTGTACTGGCGGGGCGCGCACCACACCCGGCTGGCGGCGATCGTCGAGGAGGCGGTCCGCGAGTTCGGTCACCACGCGGCGGCCTGA